In a genomic window of Desulfobacterales bacterium:
- a CDS encoding ATP-binding protein, with the protein MENPFKYGGLVRGPYFADRRTEMNELKREMLNLNRVFLVSPRRFGKTCLLFNLIERLERNAIACVYIDLNAYPDVKSFATALTGLTAKALETNTDKLLKMFAGFQKLRPKVSVDQNGNITAGLELAIAEKEALSALLEGLRHAENLAAKKKNKLVVIIDEFSDLEKFNGQTVEKALRSEIQKHAHIGYIFSGSEQSVMLAMTGGRTRAFYKLGRIMELGPIALKVYTRFIQKWLKKGGYAVNQEDLKRIFDIGDNVPYNIQRLCNVMWDAARETKVIEPALIEKLPVIIARQDSPHYEMLWRSATQSQKILMIALSQDQTAKPFSKEFQLTHGIGPS; encoded by the coding sequence GTGGAAAACCCCTTTAAATACGGCGGCCTCGTTCGCGGACCTTACTTTGCGGACCGCAGAACTGAGATGAATGAGCTCAAGCGGGAAATGCTGAACTTAAATCGGGTCTTTTTGGTGTCTCCCCGCCGATTTGGCAAAACGTGCCTGCTTTTCAATCTCATCGAAAGGTTGGAGCGCAACGCCATCGCTTGTGTGTACATCGACCTGAATGCCTATCCGGATGTCAAAAGCTTTGCAACAGCTCTGACAGGCCTGACCGCTAAAGCACTGGAAACGAATACCGACAAACTCCTTAAGATGTTTGCCGGTTTTCAAAAGCTACGACCCAAAGTCAGCGTGGATCAGAACGGAAACATCACCGCAGGTCTTGAGCTTGCAATCGCCGAAAAAGAAGCCCTTTCGGCGCTGCTTGAAGGTTTGCGTCACGCTGAAAATCTGGCCGCCAAAAAGAAAAATAAACTGGTGGTCATCATTGATGAATTTTCCGATCTTGAAAAATTCAATGGCCAGACAGTTGAGAAAGCGTTGCGGTCTGAAATACAGAAACACGCGCATATCGGCTATATTTTCTCCGGTTCCGAGCAATCGGTTATGCTGGCCATGACCGGCGGCCGCACGCGCGCTTTTTATAAGTTGGGCCGCATCATGGAGCTGGGGCCGATTGCTCTCAAAGTCTATACCAGGTTTATTCAGAAATGGTTAAAAAAGGGCGGTTACGCGGTAAATCAAGAGGATTTGAAACGGATTTTTGATATCGGTGATAATGTCCCTTATAATATCCAGCGTTTGTGCAATGTTATGTGGGACGCTGCCAGGGAGACCAAGGTCATAGAGCCGGCCTTGATTGAAAAACTACCGGTCATTATTGCCCGCCAAGATTCACCCCATTATGAAATGCTGTGGCGCTCGGCCACTCAATCCCAGAAGATTCTTATGATTGCTTTAAGCCAGGATCAGACCGCTAAGCCGTTTTCAAAAGAATTTCAATTAACACACGGCATCGGTCCCTC
- the nrfD gene encoding polysulfide reductase NrfD — protein sequence MLELALKGGKKYYGWMTLLMVIVGIGFLLYLRQLDFGLGITGLTRDASWGFYIANFTFLVGVAAGGVMVVLPYYLHDYKAFGKVTILGEFLAIASVLMCLTFILIDLGQPMRAFNVLLYPTPNSVLFWDAIVLNGYLFLNIVIGWNVLEAERNGVHYQPWLKPLIYLSIPWAISIHTVTAYLYAGLPGRGFWMTAILAPRFLSSAFAAGPALLILCCLIIRRVSSFDPGREQIQSLAKIVAYAICINVFFFLCEVFVVFYSQIPEHMDHIKYLFVGLHGHGAYVPWMWASFILMTVGIILTVVPTTRKNEGVLAVACVVIFLGTWIDKGLGMIAGGFTPSPLHEVNEYIPSWQEVVIALGVWAMGFLVLTALFKIAVSVKEETRS from the coding sequence ATGCTTGAATTAGCGCTTAAAGGCGGCAAAAAATACTACGGCTGGATGACCCTTTTAATGGTGATCGTCGGCATCGGCTTTCTGCTGTACCTCAGACAGCTTGATTTCGGTCTGGGGATTACCGGCCTAACCCGGGATGCGTCCTGGGGATTTTATATCGCCAATTTTACCTTTCTGGTGGGTGTGGCCGCCGGAGGGGTGATGGTGGTACTTCCCTATTATCTGCATGATTACAAAGCATTCGGTAAGGTCACCATTTTGGGCGAATTTTTGGCCATCGCTTCGGTCCTGATGTGTTTGACCTTTATCCTAATCGATTTGGGCCAGCCCATGCGGGCATTTAATGTCTTGCTCTACCCGACACCCAACTCCGTGCTGTTTTGGGATGCTATCGTTCTCAACGGCTATCTGTTTCTAAACATTGTCATCGGCTGGAATGTGCTCGAGGCTGAGCGCAACGGAGTCCATTACCAACCCTGGTTAAAGCCTCTGATCTACCTGTCCATTCCCTGGGCCATCAGCATTCACACCGTAACCGCTTATCTTTACGCTGGCCTTCCGGGTAGAGGCTTCTGGATGACCGCTATTCTGGCGCCGCGCTTTTTGTCTTCCGCCTTTGCGGCCGGTCCGGCGCTGCTGATTTTGTGCTGCCTGATCATTCGCCGCGTAAGTAGCTTTGATCCCGGGCGGGAGCAGATTCAATCTCTGGCCAAAATCGTGGCCTATGCGATCTGCATCAATGTGTTCTTTTTCCTGTGTGAAGTCTTTGTGGTGTTTTACAGCCAGATTCCCGAGCACATGGATCACATCAAATACCTGTTTGTCGGTCTGCACGGCCATGGGGCCTATGTACCCTGGATGTGGGCCTCGTTTATCCTGATGACCGTCGGCATTATTTTGACCGTCGTTCCTACTACCCGCAAAAATGAAGGTGTGCTGGCCGTGGCCTGTGTGGTTATTTTTCTGGGAACCTGGATTGACAAGGGGCTGGGAATGATCGCCGGCGGTTTTACCCCCTCACCGCTGCATGAAGTCAACGAGTACATCCCCTCATGGCAGGAAGTTGTGATCGCTCTGGGCGTGTGGGCCATGGGTTTTCTGGTTTTGACCGCGCTGTTTAAAATTGCGGTTTCGGTCAAAGAAGAAACCCGCAGCTAA